The Candidatus Vicinibacter proximus sequence CCACATGCTGAAGGATTTCCGGAATTGTTGTTGGAAAGCGTACCATTACATCCACCTCCAGCTGTTACACTTGTTAACCAGGTTGCAAATTTAGAATTAATAGAGGTCTGGGTTTGGCAAGCTACTTCTACTTGTGCAACAGGACAATTCAGTGTAACCAACCGATAATCTTCCACCTCCCCATTAGCAGCACTTGCTGTGGACCTTTCATCCACTAATGAAGTCCCTGCATTGTCATTTAAATTAGTAGTCGTCAAACGCAACCTAAGATAGTGAGCATCCACCGAACCACTCACCATAGCACCTGTCCATGTCAATGTTTTATTTCCGGAAAATCCATTTGCAACAGTGGTTGATTGAATTTCACTAGACGAAAAATTTCCATCTCCATCCAAATCAATCCAAGCATAAAGATTAGCAACCTTTCCCGTGGTATTCATCACATTCACCACTTGAACGCTTATGTTTTGGGGACCACCGGTCGTTAAAGTTGGAAAAGAAACAACACCATCTTCATCATCTGAACCATTGGCATCATCACCATCGGCATTGGTTGAATTTTGTGTACTCATTTCATCGTCCAACAATCCGTCAATTCGGAGATTGGCACAATCCAGAATATGAGAAGGGGTTCCGTAAGTTGATGGTGCATCCCCATAGTCACTTTTTAATAAAGAAGTAAACTGAATGGAAAACAAAATATGCGCATCATCTGTGGTATTACTCTTACCGGTATCAAAACCTCCGGAAGCTAGTGTCGGCGTATGCGATGAACTATGCGTTGTCGTCCCGCAATAAACATCCGCACCGTTTACATTTAGATGATTGGCTCCTCTTGGATCTCCGGTATCCCCTAAATAATCATCCCGACTTCCACCAATGTATGATCCGAAAATCAAGCTATCTAATACTCCATTAAATCCAGCAAAAAAAAGATCAATTCCGGCACTAAAAGTTGAGTTATAAAAACTTTCTCCGTTAATATTTACAGTAGGTAAACCACTTGAATTCGTTGAACCGAATATTAAAATGATGGATTCACTGTTTCCGGCACAATCAGTTTGTGACACCAATTGAATGCCACTTCCTATGTCTTTTAAGGCAGTACCATAAAATGTTGCACTGTAATTTCCACTTCCACCTGTATCTCCTACTTTCCTAACACTACGTCTGAGATTCCGCCATAATAAGTCGATTGGTAAACACCGGAACCGGATACTGGAAATCCATTTGCCCCAACACCAGTCCAATAAACTAAATTATTTACTATTTCAAAATCATTAATTCGGTCCCCACCTGTACCGCCTATTTCATCTAAATAATTAAAAGCTGATCCATCCGCTTTCAAAATACCAATTATACCATCTTCATCCGTCCCAGTAGATCTGCCTGCAGCACTTGCCACTTCAGTTAATGATCCAACTCCAAAACCACAAAATGCAACTCTGCCATCTGAAAAAACCTCCAGATCATTAAATGTCTCCGCCGAACTTCCTCCAACATATGTTCCCCAATTCAATGAATTTAAATTTGTAAATTTTCCTAACCACATGTCTGCTCCTCCACCAAATGTAGTCTGTGCGGATCCGGCAGAAATATAGGCAGCAGGTAAGGCAGCTTCTGCAGTAAATCCAACAATAAAGGAATTATCATCCAGAGCTCTGATTGAAGTGGCGGCTGGAAATTCATCCGCAGTTCCACCAATATAAGTAGCATAATCCAAAGTGCCCAAATCTCTGGAAAATGCTGCTACAAAACCATCTCCACTATTCCGTGTGGCATCAAATGAGGTACCGGCCATGGGCACATTGACATTGGTTTATCCGCAAATGTATACACGACTTGGTGCCAGACTTAAACCATAGGCTACGACCTGATCCAAAAATCCAACCGTGTTAGGTCCATATAAGGTCAAATCCACTAAGTCCGTTCCTGAACTATTGATTCTATATAATATGGCAACACGAGGAGTTCCTGTCGAACTAAGCCCTCCAACAGTATTCAAATAACCATTGGCGTCATAGGGTGCGGCATTGGTTACAATGCTTTGATTACTTCCTCCGGCACAATATACCATGCCATCTGCAGGGTCAACCTGAATGGCAAATAGATATTGATCAAAATCGATTGTGTTTCCATCCATAAATGTCCCCCAGCTTAATATCGGATCAATAATTAATGGAAGATTTGGATCAACTTTATGATTGGTTTTAAAACCCACAGATTTTCCGCCTTTTATATCAAATGAAAATTTAACCGGTTTCTTTCCATTTTCTGTAATTTGATAGGATTCAGGTACATTAAATTTTACTTTTGTGAATCTCAAACCAATATCCAGATTTCCATCTTTATCAACAGAAAGTTTATCTTGTCCTTCAAACAATAAATCAATATTTCGATAATCAGCTCCCGGATCTAAAATCCAGTCAAACTCTAAAGACCCATCATCATTACTGTATATTCTGATATCGATCCCTGTAAAAACATCTTCTAATGTTACGTCTTTAGCTGCAATAACTCCGGAAGTATATTGATTCGGATCGTTACCTAAAATATAGTTGTATTTTGTTCCAAATGTACTTCCTAAAACAGCCTTTACTTTTGGATTGTAATTGTTGAAATTTAAAGTAAATGTATGTGTACCTGTAAGCCTATTCTCCGAACTATTCGTGCTTCCCTCCAGGTGAACATATTCCTTCGCTACAAAACGAATACGGCTTTTTTCAATCAAGACGGTACCCTGTTTGCTTTCGAGGTAATACAAAATGTCATCGTTCTCTAACTGACCCTTATTCTGCATAAATCGAAGAACCTCGGCATTCTTTTTTAGGGTTTGCTTTACAATGGATTCAAGCGTTACCGATGACCCTGAATTTTTTTGTGCCCCAACTGATTCAATCAAACCAAATGTAAAAAAGCATAGAACAAAGCAATTCACTAATCTTAAAAGATAGTGAAAAAATTTATTTTCGTTGGTTCTAAAATCGAATAAAATTTTCGGATACATAAAAAATATTAAATGGAAGTAGACTAATTAAATAATTATTAAGGCTTACTTGATTGATCAAAATCATTGAATAATTCACCAGACTTATTATTTCATTTTTTTAGTAAAAAATGAATTTTGTACTGCGACAAACCTTAGATCCAATTTCTGAATCAACAAATTTTAACTCTGAAAATCGCATAAGAAGAAAAGGATTTGATCAAATCCTCCTAAGTGTTTAAGGGATATACCAAAAGGGCAAGCAAAATTAAACTATTTCTATTTATATATTATAATATTTTAATATATTTATTATTTATAATTTATATTTTATTGATTATTAATATTTTAAATATTTATATTTGTTGAGATTTATCTACTTTAAATTTATTATTTTTAAACAATTAATACTTTCGGTAACTCTACCACAGCCTAATTTGATATTCATAAGGGCAACTATTTTTTAATCAATTCAGCACAGCTCCCTATTTTATCGATCCTATTGAAAATACCTCCAGACTGATTATGAAAATTACATACTTACTAAATGAATTGATGAAACTATATAAGTAAATGCAATTAATTAAACATCCATAATTACATACACATTTCAAAAGCAAATTTTTTCCAAATCAAGTCAGTAAGTTTTAAATTCTCATTGAATTGTTTCTGAAATTTTACAGCTATAGAAAATAAAACGAACAATAATTTTGTCGATAAATCCCATTTGGCTAAAAATTAAAAACCCGGAGGAATAGATTTCCTCCGGGTTTTTAACATTAAATTGTTTTCAATTGATCCAACTATCTGGATACAGTAAATCTCTTATTGATCAATCCATTATTGGTTTTGATTTGAAGATTATATTGACCAGGGGTGAGTACAGATGTATTTATTAATTCACTGTACTTGCCTGCTTTCATATAATTTCCTCCGAATGGATTTACCAGAACACTCTTACCATGGTTGTCAAATACCCTTGACTCCAGCAATCCA is a genomic window containing:
- a CDS encoding T9SS type A sorting domain-containing protein produces the protein MYYYRIKQVDRDGKYNYSKVISIRVQRGKDLSIEIYPNPVDDLLKVEIGLSENGLLESRVFDNHGKSVLVNPFGGNYMKAGKYSELINTSVLTPGQYNLQIKTNNGLINKRFTVSR